In Streptomyces sp. NBC_01717, one DNA window encodes the following:
- a CDS encoding SsgA family sporulation/cell division regulator, whose protein sequence is MTSCVDHMLDMELASPLGERILVPTHLLYRSQDPLAVQLLFQDGLQGLVPWVFARDLLAAGTRTLSGDGDVQVWPDGFGPEALLHLLLSSPHGSAHLTAPLPAIERWLHCTYQLVSAARETEALDLETHLAQFLDGAT, encoded by the coding sequence ATGACCAGTTGCGTAGATCACATGCTCGACATGGAGCTCGCGTCCCCTCTGGGTGAGCGGATCCTCGTGCCGACCCACCTGCTCTACAGGTCACAGGACCCGCTCGCCGTTCAGCTCCTCTTCCAGGACGGCCTCCAGGGCCTGGTCCCGTGGGTCTTCGCGCGCGACCTTCTCGCCGCAGGGACCCGGACCCTCAGCGGGGACGGCGACGTGCAGGTCTGGCCCGACGGGTTCGGCCCCGAGGCGCTCCTGCACCTCCTGCTGTCCTCCCCCCACGGATCCGCCCACCTCACGGCCCCGCTCCCGGCGATCGAGCGGTGGCTGCACTGCACGTACCAGCTCGTGTCCGCCGCCAGGGAAACCGAGGCACTGGACCTCGAAACCCACCTCGCCCAGTTCCTGGATGGAGCAACCTGA
- a CDS encoding transposase family protein translates to MVVKRSLARTALSHRICTGISRRRLGALIAELASPWMAREESRLSERRGHERLRAEGGGPSHQLVFTDRVIATLVILRFQLPHAALAVFYGVDRSTVTRAVHEIRPLLAARGFAVPGETGLRLHTLADVFAYATAKGVELRLDGTEVRVRRPKAHRPGRRAFVSGKMRQNTKKATVITDGQGRTLWTGAVRPGRMHDQTAVKTEGIEALFEQYPQVKAKVDAGYRGLAKRFPDQVQAPPKKPAKDASAQEITAWQEARKKQSSERICVEHANAEHKQWRPLQRYLGRREYYTETHLAIAGLVSDRTAER, encoded by the coding sequence ATGGTTGTGAAGCGATCCTTGGCCCGTACGGCTCTCTCGCATCGTATCTGCACGGGCATCTCGAGGCGTCGACTCGGGGCGCTCATCGCCGAGTTGGCCAGCCCGTGGATGGCGCGGGAAGAGTCCCGGCTGAGCGAACGCCGAGGCCATGAGCGGCTGCGCGCCGAGGGCGGCGGGCCCAGCCATCAACTGGTCTTCACCGACCGGGTGATCGCGACCCTGGTGATCCTGCGGTTCCAGCTTCCGCACGCCGCCCTCGCCGTCTTCTACGGCGTGGACCGCTCCACCGTCACGCGGGCCGTCCATGAGATCCGTCCGCTCCTGGCAGCACGGGGCTTCGCGGTCCCCGGCGAGACGGGACTGCGTCTGCACACGCTGGCCGATGTCTTCGCCTACGCCACCGCGAAGGGTGTCGAGCTGCGCCTGGACGGCACCGAGGTACGGGTGCGGCGTCCGAAGGCACACCGCCCCGGCCGGCGTGCGTTCGTGTCCGGCAAGATGCGGCAGAACACCAAGAAGGCCACCGTCATCACCGACGGACAGGGCCGCACTCTGTGGACCGGCGCGGTCCGGCCGGGCCGTATGCATGATCAGACGGCGGTCAAGACCGAGGGAATCGAGGCCCTCTTCGAGCAATACCCGCAGGTCAAGGCCAAGGTGGATGCCGGATACCGGGGCCTGGCCAAACGGTTTCCCGACCAGGTCCAGGCGCCGCCGAAGAAGCCCGCCAAGGACGCCTCGGCCCAGGAGATCACCGCCTGGCAGGAGGCCCGCAAGAAGCAATCCTCGGAGCGGATATGCGTCGAGCACGCCAACGCAGAGCACAAGCAGTGGAGGCCCCTCCAGCGGTACCTCGGCCGCCGCGAGTACTACACCGAGACCCATCTGGCCATCGCCGGCCTCGTCTCCGACCGCACCGCAGAGCGGTAA
- a CDS encoding IS110 family transposase, whose protein sequence is MDVFCGIDWAEGHHDVALVDDTGKLLAKCRINDDLDGYRLLLDLLAEHGDTAETPIPVAIETSRGLLVATLRQGPRQIYAVNPMAASRYRDRHGVSRKKSDPGDALVLANIIRTDAPVHRPLPADTDLAQAVAVLARAQQDAVWNRQQVANQLRSLLREYFPAMIEAFRDKPGTLTRPDARRILAVAPTPALAAKLQMWKLTAMLRRAGRRRGIETDAERIQQLFRQEAPRQLPLVEDAMGKQALALLLQLDAACQAVDDLAQATEEAFRTHPDAEIMLSFPGIGPQVGARILGEIGDDRSRFATAGGLKAYAGSAPITRASGKRRYVGRRFVKNNRLNHVGHLWAFASLSGSSGADSHYRRRRAGGDWHMQALRHLFNRMLGQLHHCLQARVSFDESIAFPVILGKEMTSS, encoded by the coding sequence ATGGACGTGTTCTGCGGGATCGACTGGGCGGAGGGACACCACGACGTCGCGCTCGTCGACGACACCGGCAAGCTGCTGGCCAAGTGCCGCATCAACGACGACCTGGACGGCTACCGGCTGCTGCTCGACCTGCTGGCGGAACACGGCGACACCGCGGAGACGCCGATCCCGGTGGCCATCGAGACCAGCCGCGGCCTGCTGGTTGCCACGCTGAGGCAGGGCCCCCGCCAGATCTACGCGGTCAACCCGATGGCCGCCTCCCGCTACCGCGACCGGCACGGAGTCAGCCGCAAGAAGTCCGACCCGGGCGACGCCCTGGTGCTCGCGAACATCATCCGCACCGACGCGCCGGTGCACCGCCCGCTGCCCGCCGACACCGACCTGGCCCAAGCCGTCGCGGTCCTGGCACGCGCACAGCAGGACGCGGTCTGGAACCGCCAGCAGGTCGCCAACCAGCTCCGGTCCCTGCTCAGGGAGTACTTCCCGGCGATGATCGAGGCGTTCCGGGACAAGCCTGGAACACTGACCCGCCCCGATGCCCGCCGCATCCTCGCCGTCGCGCCCACGCCTGCCCTGGCGGCCAAGCTGCAGATGTGGAAGCTGACCGCCATGCTCCGGCGAGCCGGCCGCCGCCGAGGCATCGAAACGGACGCCGAACGAATCCAGCAGCTCTTCCGCCAGGAAGCCCCACGGCAGCTGCCCCTCGTCGAGGACGCCATGGGCAAGCAGGCACTGGCCCTGCTGCTGCAGCTGGACGCCGCCTGCCAGGCGGTCGATGACCTGGCGCAGGCCACAGAGGAAGCCTTCCGAACACACCCGGACGCGGAGATCATGCTGAGCTTCCCGGGGATCGGCCCCCAGGTCGGTGCCCGCATCCTGGGCGAGATCGGCGACGACAGGAGCCGGTTCGCCACGGCTGGAGGGCTGAAGGCTTACGCCGGATCGGCTCCGATCACGCGAGCCTCCGGCAAACGCCGCTACGTTGGGCGCCGGTTCGTCAAGAACAACCGGCTCAACCACGTCGGCCACCTGTGGGCCTTCGCTTCTCTCAGCGGTTCATCCGGTGCGGACTCACACTACCGGCGCCGCCGGGCGGGAGGAGACTGGCACATGCAGGCTCTGCGGCACTTGTTCAACCGGATGCTCGGCCAGCTTCACCACTGCCTCCAGGCCCGTGTCTCCTTCGACGAATCCATCGCCTTTCCCGTCATCCTGGGCAAGGAAATGACGAGCAGCTGA
- a CDS encoding SMI1/KNR4 family protein translates to MNEPGLLTPKQRVRAVVDAITDGTTARPDQLQSLPAEVVLAVERDQQAPMADAYREFLSLIGGGAGRFMQGEDVYHPRVLGLGTAARELLEENESPFLFEPTDRVFSMHQGYQFDFMRGTGPDPEVWSYSEGEHADVPVRSYASFTDWLRATAEAEIPAWKHHVETVREEINADGSVTLHW, encoded by the coding sequence TTGAATGAGCCCGGCCTGCTGACGCCGAAGCAGCGGGTCCGGGCCGTAGTCGATGCAATCACCGACGGCACCACAGCCCGCCCCGACCAGCTTCAAAGCCTGCCAGCCGAGGTCGTCCTGGCTGTCGAGCGTGATCAACAAGCGCCGATGGCAGACGCCTACCGAGAGTTCCTTTCCCTGATCGGCGGTGGCGCCGGGCGCTTCATGCAGGGGGAGGACGTCTACCACCCCCGCGTCCTTGGCCTGGGGACGGCTGCCCGCGAGCTGCTCGAAGAGAACGAATCACCCTTCCTCTTCGAGCCCACCGACCGCGTCTTCTCCATGCACCAGGGCTATCAGTTCGACTTCATGCGAGGCACCGGACCTGATCCCGAGGTCTGGTCATACTCCGAAGGCGAGCACGCAGACGTTCCCGTCCGCAGTTACGCGTCCTTCACCGACTGGCTCCGTGCGACCGCCGAAGCAGAGATACCGGCCTGGAAGCACCACGTCGAGACAGTGCGCGAGGAGATCAACGCCGACGGCAGTGTCACGTTGCACTGGTAG
- a CDS encoding aromatic acid exporter family protein: MQDSTIHPERAPVTMPGPIPRLVGRLRTKQADHVVHGAKTLIAALLTWGIVAPWSTGGRPYMAVATALLMVNASTVYQSVTKAAQNVVARVAGLVLALAAARLLGPTAGAVAVIAVIAVLAGPRRTAEDRLQIASTAVIALAATTADPMGSLISPALQTLTGAAVGIAVNALVLPPLYLNESDSAVRDLARSMGTLLHDMGTGLSRRQLTSKAHTWLHQARSLDDRLTRAEEQVRQANESLRWNTRCVAHTRRKETAFNDDDTFRALRGVSLQVRGIARTLADNAHDNHADHHLGHQFLDQYAETLQLAGAAVRTFAEPTPATSSPDTSPRERLRGAIDGTLVWHDTMTDMIARGTLTKPGAWHVYGSLMTDAERLLADLDRTDTR, translated from the coding sequence GTGCAAGATTCAACCATTCACCCGGAACGCGCGCCCGTGACGATGCCAGGGCCGATACCCCGCCTCGTCGGCCGGCTCCGCACCAAGCAGGCGGACCATGTGGTGCATGGCGCCAAAACCCTCATCGCGGCACTGCTCACCTGGGGCATCGTGGCCCCTTGGTCCACCGGGGGCCGGCCCTACATGGCAGTCGCCACGGCTCTGCTCATGGTCAACGCGTCCACGGTCTACCAGTCCGTGACCAAAGCAGCACAAAATGTAGTGGCCAGGGTCGCCGGGCTGGTCCTCGCCCTCGCGGCAGCCCGACTGCTGGGACCGACCGCGGGTGCCGTCGCGGTCATCGCGGTCATCGCGGTCCTGGCAGGCCCCCGCCGCACCGCTGAGGACCGACTCCAGATCGCCTCCACCGCAGTCATCGCACTGGCCGCCACCACAGCCGATCCCATGGGCAGTCTCATATCCCCCGCACTCCAGACACTCACCGGCGCGGCCGTGGGCATCGCGGTGAACGCCCTCGTACTGCCACCGCTCTACCTGAACGAGTCCGATTCCGCCGTACGCGACCTCGCCCGCTCCATGGGCACACTGCTGCACGACATGGGCACCGGCCTCTCCCGGCGACAGCTCACCTCGAAGGCCCACACCTGGCTGCACCAGGCGCGCAGCCTGGACGACCGCCTCACCCGTGCAGAGGAACAGGTGCGGCAGGCCAACGAGAGCCTGCGGTGGAACACACGCTGTGTCGCGCACACGCGGCGCAAGGAGACGGCCTTCAACGACGACGACACGTTCAGGGCCCTGCGCGGCGTGTCGCTCCAGGTGCGCGGAATCGCACGGACCCTCGCCGACAACGCGCACGACAACCACGCCGATCACCACCTGGGGCACCAGTTCCTCGACCAGTACGCCGAGACCCTCCAGCTGGCAGGAGCAGCCGTCCGGACATTCGCCGAACCCACCCCGGCAACCAGCTCACCGGACACATCCCCTCGCGAACGCCTGCGCGGAGCGATCGACGGCACACTGGTCTGGCACGACACCATGACCGACATGATCGCCCGGGGCACCCTCACCAAACCGGGCGCCTGGCACGTCTACGGCTCACTCATGACCGACGCGGAAAGACTGCTGGCCGACCTCGACCGCACAGACACGCGCTGA
- a CDS encoding discoidin domain-containing protein encodes MGVTRRVFLQAAIAATAAGGIGAAETALAAPAGAASPPGDVVGKVTVGYQGWFACIGDSAPIDGWWHWSQNWGQPPSRSNTGITCWPDMREYTHGYPTAYANLGNGQPATLFSSYDQQTVDLHFSWMQQNAIDTAALQRFDPSGQEGPTRDGMAAKVRSSAESHGVKFYIMYDVSNWWNMQSEIKTDWTTKMSAHTSSSAYARQNGKPVVCIWGFGFNDDNHPFSVDACLDVINWFKGQGCYVIGGVPREWRTGGAGTKTGYMDVYHAFNMISPWMVGAIGSAAESDNAYNTYTVGDEADCVAHGMDYQPCVLPGDVSGRQRAHGDFMWRQFYNMCRAGVQGIYISMFDEYNEGNQIAKTAETQASVPTDSGFLALDEDGTFCSSDYYLRLTGDGGRMLKGQIALTAIRPTPPVAGGGDITPPSAPGSLQVTGHSDTTVALAWNAAGDNVGVTGYRIMRVSGSTSSQAGTTTGTSFTVTDLSPSTAYTFEVVTTDAAGNLSQPSNQVSVTTDAGSGTTDLALHKPTSESSHTQVHGSGNATDGDPNSYWESANNAFPQWLQVDLQAPTGIRRLVLNLPPSTAWGTRTQTLTVLGGTEVGTFTTLLPSANCTFDPATGNTATLTLPTSVTTRYVRLNFTANTGWPAGQCSGMQIFST; translated from the coding sequence ATGGGTGTCACGCGCAGGGTCTTCCTGCAGGCCGCGATCGCGGCCACCGCCGCGGGCGGGATCGGGGCCGCAGAGACCGCGCTGGCGGCGCCGGCCGGCGCCGCCAGTCCACCCGGCGACGTGGTCGGCAAGGTCACCGTCGGCTACCAGGGCTGGTTCGCGTGTATCGGCGACAGCGCCCCGATCGACGGCTGGTGGCACTGGAGCCAGAATTGGGGCCAGCCGCCGTCCCGGTCCAACACCGGCATCACGTGCTGGCCGGACATGCGCGAGTACACCCACGGTTACCCGACGGCGTACGCGAACCTGGGCAACGGCCAGCCGGCCACGCTGTTCTCCTCGTACGACCAGCAGACCGTGGACCTGCACTTCTCCTGGATGCAGCAGAACGCCATCGACACCGCGGCACTGCAGCGGTTCGACCCCAGCGGCCAGGAGGGGCCCACGCGCGACGGGATGGCGGCGAAGGTCCGCAGCTCCGCCGAGTCGCACGGCGTGAAGTTCTACATCATGTACGACGTCTCCAACTGGTGGAACATGCAGTCCGAGATCAAGACGGACTGGACCACCAAGATGTCGGCGCACACCTCCTCGTCGGCATACGCGCGGCAGAACGGCAAGCCGGTGGTGTGCATCTGGGGCTTCGGCTTCAACGACGACAACCACCCGTTCTCGGTCGATGCCTGCCTGGACGTGATCAACTGGTTCAAGGGGCAGGGCTGTTACGTCATCGGCGGAGTGCCGCGCGAGTGGCGGACCGGCGGCGCGGGCACCAAGACCGGGTACATGGACGTGTACCACGCCTTCAACATGATCTCGCCGTGGATGGTGGGCGCGATCGGCAGTGCCGCGGAGTCCGACAACGCCTACAACACCTACACCGTCGGCGACGAGGCGGACTGCGTCGCGCACGGCATGGACTACCAGCCGTGCGTGCTGCCCGGCGACGTCTCGGGCCGACAGCGGGCGCACGGCGACTTCATGTGGCGGCAGTTCTACAACATGTGCCGGGCCGGGGTGCAGGGCATCTACATCTCGATGTTCGACGAGTACAACGAGGGCAACCAGATCGCCAAGACCGCCGAGACACAGGCCTCGGTGCCCACCGACTCCGGGTTCCTCGCCCTCGACGAGGACGGCACCTTCTGCTCCTCCGACTACTACCTGCGGCTGACCGGCGACGGCGGCCGGATGCTCAAGGGCCAGATCGCCCTGACCGCGATCCGGCCCACCCCGCCGGTGGCCGGCGGCGGCGACATCACCCCGCCCTCCGCGCCCGGGTCGCTGCAGGTCACCGGCCACAGCGACACCACGGTCGCGCTGGCCTGGAACGCCGCCGGCGACAACGTCGGGGTCACCGGATACCGGATCATGCGGGTCAGCGGCTCCACCAGCAGCCAGGCCGGGACCACCACCGGGACCTCCTTCACCGTCACGGACCTGAGCCCGTCCACCGCCTACACCTTCGAGGTGGTGACGACCGACGCGGCCGGGAACCTCTCCCAGCCCTCGAACCAGGTCTCCGTCACCACCGACGCCGGCTCAGGCACCACCGATCTGGCGCTGCACAAGCCCACGTCGGAGAGCAGCCACACCCAGGTCCACGGGTCGGGAAACGCCACCGACGGCGACCCCAACAGCTACTGGGAGAGCGCGAACAACGCCTTCCCGCAGTGGCTCCAGGTGGACCTCCAGGCCCCCACCGGCATCCGCCGGCTGGTCCTGAACCTGCCGCCGTCCACAGCCTGGGGCACCCGCACCCAGACCCTGACGGTGCTGGGCGGCACCGAAGTCGGCACCTTCACCACCCTGCTGCCCTCGGCCAACTGCACCTTCGACCCGGCGACGGGCAACACCGCGACCCTCACCCTGCCCACCTCGGTCACCACCCGCTACGTGCGGCTGAACTTCACCGCCAACACCGGCTGGCCCGCCGGCCAGTGCTCGGGGATGCAGATCTTCAGCACCTGA
- a CDS encoding S1 family peptidase yields MEQRTVEVINPRVSMFGSGCLVAPGAVLTAHHVACPGGDMQPVTVRDKAGRIAEAEVVWADAALDVVLLVTDRSVVGTGLAVARWGELTCNYPAARPMCTMAGFPRAMRRKLPDAPQTFVPDVKTVDGHMKPATGSRGGHYGFELSDASTGSAELWRGMSGAGAFCHDMLVGVATFASDHWQGGLLYVMPAARLFASPGFTDAITSVTGMAPQLQPAELSVLFTDVPDPQLSSPYLLHARSAVVPLSGMTGQLDTLDAWCRTSRSTDITAITGMGGIGKTRLMTELLHSWPRPDRSGRGMTTAFFAMWMWRSVPWDGRVTTTGGRT; encoded by the coding sequence GTGGAGCAGCGGACCGTCGAAGTCATCAATCCGCGTGTCTCGATGTTCGGGTCGGGCTGCCTGGTCGCGCCCGGAGCCGTGCTGACCGCGCACCATGTCGCCTGCCCGGGTGGGGACATGCAGCCCGTCACCGTCCGGGACAAGGCCGGCCGGATAGCGGAGGCCGAGGTCGTCTGGGCGGATGCGGCATTGGACGTCGTCCTGCTGGTGACGGACCGGTCCGTGGTCGGCACGGGCCTCGCTGTCGCCCGCTGGGGAGAGCTGACCTGCAATTACCCGGCCGCGCGTCCGATGTGCACGATGGCCGGCTTCCCGCGGGCCATGCGCCGGAAGCTGCCCGATGCCCCTCAGACGTTCGTCCCCGATGTGAAAACCGTTGATGGGCACATGAAGCCCGCCACGGGATCCCGCGGAGGGCACTACGGCTTCGAACTGAGCGATGCGTCCACCGGCTCAGCCGAACTGTGGCGGGGCATGTCCGGGGCCGGAGCGTTCTGCCACGACATGCTCGTGGGAGTCGCGACCTTCGCCTCGGACCACTGGCAGGGCGGCCTGCTGTACGTGATGCCGGCCGCCCGGCTGTTCGCCTCACCCGGCTTCACCGACGCGATCACCTCCGTGACGGGAATGGCGCCACAACTACAGCCCGCCGAGCTGAGTGTGCTGTTCACCGACGTGCCCGACCCGCAACTCTCCTCCCCCTACCTGCTCCACGCACGCTCGGCCGTCGTCCCCTTGTCTGGCATGACCGGACAGCTCGACACGCTCGACGCATGGTGCCGCACCAGCCGCTCCACGGACATCACCGCTATCACCGGCATGGGCGGCATCGGCAAGACCCGCCTGATGACCGAGTTGCTCCACTCCTGGCCCAGACCCGACCGGAGCGGCAGGGGCATGACCACCGCCTTCTTCGCAATGTGGATGTGGCGATCGGTACCGTGGGACGGCCGGGTGACAACGACCGGAGGACGCACATGA
- a CDS encoding DUF262 domain-containing protein: MTGYARQVRGGCVGADEIRSQGFNLNELFRDVTYEIDYYQRDYTWGEEEVRTLLRDLCDSFRNWSGDSAYRRRPHTAPQYFLGPFVYHEPSRNCRYLVDGQQRFVTLHVLSLQLRLWAQEAGDPQTVDQLNRVITTDGKHFCVGITDHDPVLRAISEGRKYETGAGDSLSRRNLWARSQQIESQLAEELDAEELHHFTEWLLKRVVLVGIRAAGPDHGYRMFETMNDRGARLTAVDLLKSHLLSNVGAGEEQLNTQWQEMLRELSTDRDDPQAASRFIKAYLLARCAREGHAEDRRQITTNLNVWVRHNATHLGLTAGRPDPFLKFVQDLLKSARLYRPILAATRTLKKDGDRLETVLFNERNGLGIQSVAVLAAIDPDDQPTDAKDKARLVASYIDRWYALRILQDLPVQSADADALVHTELVPLLRGCRTVADVASMLGDLVRRDGNPVREAVTLGLRGNNAHQIRYLLARATAYTDEACKRPSDILAYLDRDQFHIEHLWANHHHRVAGDIPDPVVFRSRRNQLGGLGLLRGRENSSINDLPFHDKTRLYARGNVLLGVMAPEYDRRHPELRDFIKTHQLDKHLRAFGARETMTTVIATRQELYLRLFEHIWNPERLGLPGAVAAPPAGGSGRPPARPRQAASRRKPASGRRTDVAKMIDAQILKAGTRIVLTYRATEHWATIDANGGIILTATGGTPYGRVDEAGAVARGTKTCQGMNEWHVEDESGVRVSLRTVRDRAAAAGAL, encoded by the coding sequence ATGACGGGATATGCCCGGCAGGTGAGGGGTGGTTGCGTGGGGGCGGACGAGATCAGGTCTCAGGGCTTCAACCTGAATGAGCTGTTCCGTGATGTGACCTATGAGATCGACTACTACCAGCGTGACTACACCTGGGGCGAGGAAGAAGTCCGCACCCTGTTGAGGGACTTGTGCGACTCGTTCCGGAACTGGTCGGGCGACTCCGCGTACCGGCGCCGCCCGCACACTGCGCCGCAGTACTTCCTCGGCCCCTTCGTCTACCACGAGCCGTCGAGGAACTGCCGCTACCTCGTCGACGGCCAGCAGCGGTTCGTCACCCTGCACGTGCTCTCCCTGCAGCTGAGGCTGTGGGCCCAGGAAGCCGGAGATCCGCAAACGGTCGACCAGCTCAACCGTGTGATCACGACCGACGGGAAGCACTTCTGCGTCGGCATCACCGACCACGACCCCGTCCTGCGGGCCATCAGCGAGGGTCGCAAATACGAGACTGGGGCAGGGGACTCCCTCTCCCGCCGCAACCTGTGGGCACGCAGCCAGCAGATCGAATCCCAGCTCGCGGAAGAACTCGACGCGGAGGAACTCCACCACTTCACCGAGTGGCTCCTGAAACGGGTGGTCCTGGTCGGCATCCGCGCGGCCGGCCCCGACCACGGATACCGCATGTTCGAGACGATGAACGACCGCGGCGCCCGCCTCACCGCCGTCGACCTTCTCAAGAGCCACTTGCTGTCCAACGTCGGCGCGGGGGAGGAACAGCTCAACACCCAGTGGCAGGAGATGCTGCGGGAACTGTCCACCGACCGCGACGACCCCCAGGCAGCGTCGCGCTTCATCAAGGCCTACCTCCTCGCCCGCTGCGCACGCGAGGGCCACGCTGAGGACCGCCGCCAGATCACCACCAACCTCAACGTGTGGGTGCGCCACAACGCCACGCACCTTGGTCTGACCGCGGGACGCCCCGACCCCTTCCTCAAGTTCGTGCAGGACCTGCTGAAGTCGGCCCGCCTGTACCGACCCATCCTTGCTGCCACCCGCACGCTGAAGAAGGACGGCGACCGCCTGGAGACGGTGCTCTTCAACGAACGCAACGGACTCGGCATCCAATCCGTCGCCGTCCTCGCGGCCATCGACCCCGATGACCAGCCCACCGACGCCAAGGACAAAGCCCGTCTCGTCGCCTCCTACATCGACCGCTGGTACGCCCTGCGGATCCTGCAGGACCTGCCCGTCCAGTCCGCCGACGCCGACGCCCTGGTCCACACCGAGCTCGTCCCCCTCCTGCGCGGATGCCGCACCGTCGCCGACGTCGCCTCCATGCTGGGGGACCTCGTCCGCCGCGACGGGAACCCGGTGCGCGAAGCGGTCACCCTGGGACTGCGCGGCAACAACGCCCACCAGATCCGCTATCTTCTCGCCCGCGCCACCGCCTACACCGACGAGGCCTGTAAGAGACCCTCCGACATCCTCGCCTACCTCGACCGCGACCAGTTCCACATCGAACACCTGTGGGCCAACCACCACCACCGGGTGGCCGGAGACATCCCCGACCCGGTCGTCTTCCGCAGCCGCCGCAACCAGCTCGGCGGCCTCGGCCTGCTGAGGGGCCGCGAGAACTCCAGCATCAACGACCTGCCCTTCCACGACAAAACCCGCCTCTACGCCCGCGGCAACGTCCTGCTGGGCGTCATGGCCCCCGAGTACGACCGCCGCCACCCCGAGCTGCGCGACTTCATCAAGACACACCAGCTCGACAAACACCTGCGGGCCTTTGGGGCGAGAGAGACCATGACCACGGTCATCGCAACCCGGCAGGAGCTGTATCTGCGTCTGTTCGAACACATCTGGAACCCCGAACGCCTGGGCCTGCCCGGCGCCGTAGCCGCACCTCCAGCAGGCGGCTCCGGCCGGCCGCCCGCCCGCCCCCGCCAGGCCGCCTCGCGGCGCAAACCGGCTTCGGGCCGACGCACGGACGTGGCCAAGATGATCGACGCCCAGATCCTGAAAGCCGGCACCCGGATCGTGCTCACCTACCGCGCCACCGAGCACTGGGCCACCATCGACGCGAACGGCGGCATCATCCTCACCGCGACCGGAGGCACCCCCTACGGCCGGGTCGACGAGGCCGGAGCCGTCGCCCGCGGCACCAAGACCTGCCAGGGCATGAACGAATGGCACGTCGAAGACGAGAGCGGAGTTCGTGTCAGCCTGCGCACTGTCCGTGACCGTGCAGCGGCGGCTGGCGCCCTGTAG